From the Ralstonia wenshanensis genome, the window CCAGGACGTGCTCGCGCCGGGCCACTGGCGCCAAGGCATGGACAACGTACAGATCGTAGCCGGTGCCGCTGCGGTGCCGGGCGCCCCGCAGCGCCTCGTGTTCGGCCGTGAGGCGATCGGCCTGCCGTGGCGCGTGGCACTCACCTCGCAGGGTTCGCGCGTCGACGTGGTATCAGACGGCGGCCCGCGCGTGCTGACGGAGACGCAAACGCAATGACGCGCAGCCACCGTCCAACGCGCACGCGCGGTTTCACCCTGCTCGAAGTGCTGGTAGCGCTGACCATCGTGGCCGTGGCACTTACCGCCACCATGCGGGCCATGGGCAGCATGACCACCGCAAGCGACTCCCTGCAGACGCGCATGATCGCCACCTGGAGCGCCGAAAACCACCTCGCCAACCTGCGCCTGGCACGCGCCTTCCCCGACCCCGGCGCGCGCGGCTTCGCCTGCCCGCAGGGCGATACACAACTGTGGTGCGAAGAGACCATCGCCACCACGCCCAACCCGGTGTTCCGCCGCGTGGAGGTGTCCGTCTATCCGGACGCTTCCAAATCCGTGCGGCTGGCCTGGCTCGTGACTCTGTTGCCGAACGATGCGCGCAATGTCTTCTAACCGTTCGGCGCGCGGCTTCACCCTGCTCGAACTGCTTGTGGCGATCACGCTGCTGGCCATCCTGGCCGTGATCGCCTGGCGCGGGCTCGACAGCATGACCCGCACGCACGAGGCGCTGGCCCAGCGCGACGAACGCATCGAAGCACTCAAGACGGCCTACGCCCAGTTCGACGCCGATTGCACCCAACTGGCCGATCCGAACACGCTGTCGCGCTCACCGGTGGAGGTGGACGCCAACCGCGTGCTGATGGTGCGCGACCGCCGCGACGATGGCCAGCCGCCCGCGTGGCAGGTGGTGCTCTACCGCATCGTCGACGGCCGGCTCGAACGCCTCCAGACCCAACCGATCACCAACCGCGGCGACCTGCGCAATGCGATGGACAACCTGCGCCAGGGCGGCGCGGGCGCGGCGCGCTACCTGCTCGCCGCCAACGTCGACAGCATCAGCGCCCGCGCCTGGATCGAACCCGGCGGCTGGATGGACAACACGGGCGCGCTGTCGGCGGCGCTGTTCCCGGCCGGCAGCAACACCACCACCCTCACCGGCTTGCCGACGGCTTCCGCGCCCAGCGCGTCGGCGCCGTCGGCCAACAGCCCGGGCGTGGTCGTGCCGGCCGCCTCGGTGCGCGCGGTGGAACTGGCATTGCTCGTGCGCATGACGCCGCAGGGCGCGCCGCAGCGCTTCACGCGCATCTGCATGACGGGGCTTTGACATGGCGCGATGCTCTCGTCAACCTGCCCAACGTAACGCGCGTGCCCGGCGCCAGCGCGGCGCGGCCATCATCACGGCCCTGCTGGTCGTCACGCTGGCCGTGGTCATCGTGTCGGGCATGTTGTGGCGCCAGCAGGTGGAGATCCGCGCGGTGGAAAACCAGCGCCTGAAAGCGCAGGCCACCTGGATTGCGCGGGCCGGCATCGACTGGGCGCGCCTCATCCTGCGCGATGACCAACGCCGCACCGGCGCCGTCGACCATCTGGGCGAAATCTGGGCCGTACCGATCCAGGAAACGAAGCTGTCGGACTTCCTCGGCAGCTCGCTGCGCACGGATACGACCGGCGAGGAGTCGTACCTGTCGGGCCGCATCTTCGATGCCCAGGCACGCTTCAACCTGATGAACCTGCTGACGGCGCAGACGCTGGGCGCCCGCACCCTCATCACCGGCCGCGACAAAGACGCCATCAAGGCGTACGGTCTGCTGCTGCAATCGCTCAACATCGACCCGAGCCTGGCCAATATCACGGCGACGTACCTGGCGCAGATGCTGGGCGGCTTCCAGTCGATCGAAGGCATGCAGGGCGGTCAGCAAGGCGGCGAAGACAGCGGTGGCGGGAGCGGCGGCAGCAACAGCAACGGCCCCCGGCCGCTCGACGACGTGGCCAGCCTGCTGACGATTCCCGGCTACACGGCCGACATGATCGCCAAGCTGCGCCCCTACGTGATCGTGCTGCCAACCCGCACGCAGATCAACGCGAACACGGCCAGCGCCGAAGTGCTGGCCGCCGTCATCCCGAACCTGAGCCTGGACCGCGCCCGCTCGCTGGTGCAGGCGCGCGACCGCGCTTACTTCCGCAACATCGGCGATGTCACCAATCAGTTGCGCGGCATCGCGCCCGGGGTCGACACCACCGCCGCCGCCAATCTGCTGGACGTGCAGACCCACTATTTTCTGGTCTACGGCATGGCCCGCCACGAGCGCGCCCGGATCGGGGAAGTGGCGCTTGTTTCACGTGGCGATCCGATCAACAATAACGCGACCCGCATCGTCTGGGTCCGCCGCATCGACGAGATTCCGTCATGACGGCGGCGCAACACCCCGCCACGTGCGTACGCGCCGCTTGTAGACAGACCCTGGCCTTCGCCGTATTGTCATCCGCATCGTTCAGCATCGCGGGTTTTGCGCAATCCGGCGCTTCCGTCGGCAGTTCGCATTCACACTCTCAAGATCAATATCAATAGAGGAGCGGTTTGACGACCTCCCTGTACGTGCGCCTGCCGCACCGGCCCATTCAATCGCCCGAACGCTGGTCGGCGGGCGCGCTTGCCTCCGTGCCATTCGCGCTGGTGCGTGAAGAAGGCGCGCAGGGGCCGCAACGCGTTCAGCGCGAAGGCACGTCGCGCACCGACGAACTGCCCGCCGCTGACCGCCTGATCCTTCTGCTGCCCGCCGCCGATGTGCTGCTGGTGCCGGCCAACGTGCCGCCGCTGGCGCTGCCCAAGCTGCGTCTGGCCCTGCCCAACCTGGTGGAAGACCGCCTCGTGCAGGACGCGCAGCAATGCCATATCGCCCTTGGGCCCCGCCTCGGAGATGCACCGGCCCGTGGCTGGCGCGCCCCCCGCGAGCCGCAGTCGCGCGCGCTGATGATTGCCGATCGCGCGTGGGTCCGCTTCATCCTCGATACCTTTGCTGGCCACAAGCACCGCACCTGCCATCTGCTGCCCGCGCAGCTTTGTGTGCCGTTTGAAACGCCTGCCGTAGCGGCAGCGCCGATTGCAGAATCGGCAAACGCCGTCGAACGTGCTGAGCCGTCGCTTGACGCTTCCTCTGCCGCTGAACCCGCAGCCGACGCGCCTGCTGCTGAAACCGTGGCCGCGGTCGCTCCGGCAACCATCGCGCTCGATGCGGCACCGCCGTCCGACCCGGATGCGCCCGTCGCCATCGACATCACCGTACGCACCGGCCGCGCCGAGGGCTACGGTCTGCGCGTGCTGCCCGCAAACGTCGGCAACTGGCTGGGGATTGCCCCCACGCCGGCCACGCTGATGGTGTCCCCGGCACTGCGCGAGCTGGCGCCCGGCCTCTCCGCCGACCCCGCCACCGCCACGCTCGACTGGTCCACCTGGACCGCCGGCGCACGCGACGCCCTCGCGTCAGGCGAAGCCGACCTTTGCCAGTTCGACTTTGCAAGCGGCGGCGTGGCCGGCATGGATTGGAGCCTGTGGCGCCTGCCGATCGCGCTGGCCGTGCTGATCGTGGTCGTGCAGCTCATCGGCATGAACGCGCGCTGGCTCACGCTGCGCGCCGAGCAGAAGCGGCTCGATACCGCCATGCGCGCGCAATTGCAGACGGCATTCCCGAATACGCCCGTGATCCTCGACCCGCCCGCGCAGATGCGCCGCCAGGTCGAGCAACTGCGCTTGGCCGCCGGCAAATCGGCGCCGGAAGACTTCCTGCCGCTGGCCGATCGCTTCGCCCAGGCTGCCACCGGCCTCGCGCCCGACGCGTTGCTCGCGCTCGACTACCACGGCCGCGCGCTCACGGTCACGCTCAAGGACGGCACCGACACCGCCAGCCTGCGCACCGCTGCTCGCAATGTCGGCCTGAACATGGACACCGCCGAGGCCCCGCGCGGTGCCGAGGCGACCGTACCGGGCTCGCGCTGGACGGTCTCCATCGCCCAATAACGATTCCTCCATGGCGACTTCCTCCTCTTCTTCCCGATCGTCATCCCGCCGCCTGCCGCGCATTGGCGTGCCGGACTCGGTGCGCGATGCGGCCACGACCTTCTGGATGCAGCGCGAGCCGCGCGAGCGCCGCATCCTGGCTGGCGGCGGCGTGGTGCTGTTACTCGTGATCGTCTACCTGGTGCTGTGGGAGCCGGCCTTTGAAGGCCAGCGCCGCATCGAGAAAGCGCTGCCGCAGATGCGTACCCAACTCGCCGAGATGGAAACGCTCGGTCAGGAAGCGCGCAGCCTGTCGGCCATTGCCGCTGCACCCGTGCCGCGCGGTGCGGAACTGCAGCAGGCACTCAACACGAGCCTGACCAACCACGGCCTGAAGGCCACGCGGATGGCGATGTCGGGCGAGAGCGTGCAGGTGCAACTGGACAAGGTGCCCTTTGGCGCCGTCGCCGAATGGCTGCAGGAGGTGCGGCAGGCACAGCGCATGAAGGTGATCGATACGAACATCAAATACGTGGGCGCGACGGCCCTGGTCAACGTGACGGCGACGCTGCAAGGCCCCGCCGCCGCGGGCCACTGACGGGTCGGATCGTGCCGATGGGAATTGAATCGCTTCCGCCGCTGCGCTTGCGCCGCCGCGCCGAGTCCGACGAGCGCACGAGCCTCGGCTGGCGCGTGCTGTGGTGTGGCGTGGCGCTGCTGGCCGTGGGCGTGACCCTGGTGGCGCAGTATCCGGCCGCATGGGCGGCGGAGCGCATCGCCGCAGCCACGGGGCACCGTGTGTTGCTGGCCGACAGCCAGGGCAGTATCTGGCACGGCAGCGCAACGCTGGCGCTGACGGCCGGCAACGGCGGCGCCGATGCAACCGTGCTGCCCGGTCGGCTGTCCTGGTCGATCGACATGCTGCCCCTGCTGACCGGCACGCTGCGCGCGCACCTGACGCACGATCGCGCGCTGGAGAAGCCGGTCACGCTGACGGTCACGCCAGGGCATTGGGACGCGGAGGCGGGTACGGTCGCCCTGCCGGCATCGTTGCTGGAAGGCATTGGCGCACCGTTCAACACGCTCAAGCTGGACGGCCGGCTGCGGGCCCAGTGGACGCCGCTCTCGGGCCGATTCGGCCGTGGAAAGGGCCAGCCAGACACCGCCCAGGGCGCGCTGACTGTCACGCTCGAGCAGGTATCATCCAGCCTCAGCCGGGTACGGCCGCTGGGCAGTTACCAGGCGGTGGTGTCGTTTGGCGGCGTGAGCGGTGCGCCGATGCAGTTGTCGCTGTCGACGCTGGCCGGGCCGCTCACCCTGCAGGGCCAGGGCACCCTTGGCCAGGGCGCGCATTTTGCCGGCGTGGCCAGTGCCACGCCGGAGTCGGAACCGCAATTGATTGGCCTGTTGAGTCTGCTGGGCCCGCGCGACGGGTCCAATCATCGACTCCGCTTTTGATCCTCAAGCCGGCGCGCGAGCCAGCGTGCCGACAACCATGAACGAGACCATGTACAACGCCTCTTCCCGACTCACCGTTCGCGCCATCGTCCTGGCATGCTGCGCAACAATGGTGGCCGGCTCGATGCCAGTCTTTGCCGCTCCGCCGAGCGCGGCATCTGCCCAGAACGGCGCCGCCGGCAACCCCGGGGATGAGGTCTCGCTGAATTTCGTCAACGCGGATCTGGACTCGGTGGTCAAGGCCGTCGGCCAGGCCACAGGCAAGAACTTCATCGTCGACCCGCGCGTGAAGGGCACCGTCAACCTCGTCACCGAAAAGCCGGTGACGCGCGCGCAGGCGCTGGAATCGCTGGGCTCGATCCTGCGCATGCAGGGCTACGCGATTGTCGAGGGCAACGGCTTCACCAAGGTCGTGCCGGAAGCCGACGCCAAGCTGCAGGGCTCCCCCACGAGCGTGGGCGCGGCGGGCTCGCGCGGCGGCGAGCAGGTCGTCACGCAGGTTTTCCGCCTGCAGCATGAATCGGCCAACAACCTGGTGCCGGTGCTACGCCCGATGATCGCGCCCAACAACACGATCACCGCCTACCCGGCCAACAACACGCTGGTCATTACTGATTACGCCGACAACCTGCGCCGCATCGGCCGCATCATCGCCTCCATCGACACGCCCGTGGCCGGCGAGACCGAACTGATTCCGCTGAAGAACGCCGTGGCCATCGACGTGGCGGCCACGCTGCAGAAGCTGCTCGACCCGTCGGCCGGTGGCGCAGGCGGTGCGGGCGCCGGCGCTGCGCTGTCGGACCCGAGCCTGCGCACGTCGGTCGTGGCTGAACCACGCTCGAACAGCGTGATGGTGCGTGCGTCGAGTGCGGCACGCCTTGCGCAAGCCAAACAGCTGATCGCCAAGCTCGACGTTCCGAACGCACGCCCGGGCAACATCTGGGTGGTACCGCTCAAGAACGCCAACGCGGTGCAGCTGGCCACCACCCTGCGCGCGATCGTCGCGGCCGATGCCACGCTGTCGGCCTCGGCAGCGACCGGCCCGGGCGGCCAGAGCGCCGCGCAAGGTGCGACCTCGCAGCCGGCGGGCGGCGTGAACACCTCGCAGAACCAGAACACGCAGAACACCAACTACGGCAGCAGCTCGGGGTCGGGCAGCGGCTCGGGCAGCGGCAGCTCTTCGTTCCGCGCCTCGTTCGGGCAGAACAACACGCCGACCACCGGCGGCATCATCCAGGCCGATCCGGCCACCAATGCGCTCATCATCACCGCCAGCGAGCCGGTCTACCGCAACCTGCGCGCCGTGATCGACGACCTCGACGCGCGCCGCGCACAGGTCTATATCGAATCGATGATCGTGGAAGTGACGGCCACCAAGGCGTCGCAACTCGGCATCCAGTGGATGGTGGGCGCGGGCGGCCCGAACACCTACGGCGGCGGCGGCACCAACTTCGGCACAGGCTCGGGCAACCTGCTGACGCTGGCCGGCACGATTGCCACCATCACGACGGGCGGCATCGGCAGCACGGCGGCGCAGACGGCGCTCTCGAACGTGAACGTCGGGCAGCTCAATGGCGGCAACTTCGGCGTCTTCAACAAGGCCAGCGGGCTTGGCGCGATTCTGTCGGCGCTGGGCTCGGACGGCTCTGTCAACGTGCTGTCCACCCCGAACCTGATCACGCTGGACAACGAAGAGGCCAAGATCCTGATCGGCCAGAACGTGCCGATCACCACGGGCTCGTATGCGCAGACGGGCACGTCCGCTTCGGTCACGCCGTTCCAGACTTTCGACCGCAAGGACGTCGGCATCACGCTGCGCGTCAAGCCGCAGATCACCGACGGCGGGCTGGTGAAGATGCAGATCTTCCAGGAATCGTCGGCCGTGGTGCCGGGCACGCAGAATGCGACGCAAGGCCCGACCACCAACGTGCGCTCGATCGAGACCAACGTGCTGGCCAATGACGGCCAAGTCGTCGTGCTGGGCGGCCTGCTCGAAGACAACTACCAGGACGGCGAGCAAAAGGTGCCGGGCCTGGGCGACATCCCCATCCTGGGCGCGTTGTTCCGTTCGGAGAACAAGACGCGCGTGAAGACCAACCTGCTGGTGTTCCTGCGCCCGATCATCCTGCGCACGGCCGATGCCACGGGCGCGCTGTCAGACAACCGCTACAACTACATGCGCGATACGCAGCAGGGCTTTGTCTCGCCGAACATGCTGCCGACCACGTCGGACAAGGACACGCCGGTGCTGCCCTCGCCCAACGCCATGCGTCCGGCCGACAACTACGGCGATGTGTCGATCGTGCCGAAGGGCCCGGCCGGCACGCAGGTGCCCCCGGGCGCCCCGATGCCGATGCCGCAAGGCACCACGCGCAGCCAGCCGCGCCTGCAGAACTTTGCGGCGCCCACCTCGGGCGGCTACGACGGCAACGCGCCGCGCAATGGTGGCTGACAACGGACAACGAACCATGGCAACGCAAGCTCCCACCACCGACGTCAGCGCGCTCGAGCTGCCCTCGCAGTCAGCCGTGCGGCTGGTGCCGTATGCGTTTGCGCGCGACGCCAAGCTGCTCGTCGCCCGCCAGGACGTCGACACGCTGGAGGTGTGGGTCTGCCCCGAAACCTCGCGCACGGCGCTGGCTGAACTCGGCCGCGTGTTCGGCGCGCTGCAGTTGGTGACGCTTAGCACTGCAGCGCTGTCCACGGCCACACAGACGGCCTACAACGCGCAAGACGGCAGCGCAGCCCAGGTGGTGGGCGAAGTAGAAGGCGAAGTCGACCTCTCGCGCCTGATGCAGGACATCCCTGCCGTGGAAGACCTGCTCGAATCCGAAGACGACGCGCCGATCATCCGCATGATCAACGCGCTGCTCACGCAGGCCGCGCGCGAAGGCGCCTCGGATATCCACATCGAGCCGTTCGAGAATGCATCCGTCGTACGCTTCCGGGTGGACGGCACGCTGCGCGACGTCGTGCGCCCCAAGAAGGCGCTGCACGGCGCGCTCATCTCGCGTATCAAGATCATGGCGCAGCTCGACATTGCCGAGAAACGCCTGCCGCAGGATGGCCGTATCACGCTGCGCGTGGGCGGCCGCCCCGTGGACGTGCGTGTGAGCACCCTGCCCACCGGCCACGGCGAGCGCGCAGTGCTGCGTCTGCTCGACAAGGAAGCCGGCCGGCTCGACCTCGGCAAGCTCGGCATGGGCGCCGGCACGCTGGCGCGCTTTGACCACCTCATCAACCAGCCGCACGGCATTGTGCTCGTCACCGGCCCGACGGGTTCGGGCAAGACGACCACGCTGTACGCGGCGCTGTCGCGACTCGATTCCGCTTCCACCAACATCATGACGGTGGAAGACCCGATCGAATACGACCTCGACGGCATTGGCCAGACGCAGGTCAACCCGAAGATCGACATGACCTTCGCCAAGGCCCTGCGCGCCATCCTGCGCCAGGACCCGGACGTGGTGATGATCGGGGAAATCCGCGACTTGGAAACCGCGCAGATTGCCGTGCAGGCCTCGCTGACGGGTCACTTGGTGCTGGCGACGCTGCACACGAACGATTCCGCATCTGCCGTGACGCGCCTGATCGACATGGGGATCGAGCCGTTCCTGCTGTCGTCGTCGCTGCTGGGTGTGCTGGCGCAGCGTCTGGTACGCCGCCTGTGCGTGCATTGCCGCCGCGAAGAAGTGCTCGAACTCACGCCTGCCGAGGTGGAAGCCGTGGCCGGCACGCCGGTTGCCGATGGCGTGGCACCCGCTGCACCGGCACGCAAATCGGTGTGGCATCACGTCGGCTGCGACCGTTGCAACCATTCCGGCTATCAGGGCCGCACTGGCGTGTACGAACTGCTGACCGTCACGCCCGAGATCCAGACGATGATCCACCGCCAGGCCGCTGAATCCGAGATCAAGGCGTTCGCCATCGGCCAGGGCATGCAGACCATGCGCATGGATGCACAGCGCTGGATCGACACCGGCGCCACGTCGCTGGAAGAAGTGCTGCGAGTCACACGCGACTAAGCCGCGATTACACGAATAGCGCATGCCAGCCTTCCGCTACGAAGCCGCCGACGCCACCGGCAAGACCGACAAGGGTGTCATCGAAGCCGACAGCGCGCGTCAGGCCCGCACGCTGCTGCGCGCACGCGGGCTGACGCCGCTGCTGGTCGATGCGTTGGGCGCACAGGCCACCAAGCGCGGCGGGTCGAGCTTCGGCAAGCGGCTATCGGCGCAGGAAAACGCGCTTGTCACGCGCCAACTCGCCAGCCTGCTCGTGGCGGGCCTGCCGCTCGA encodes:
- the gspK gene encoding type II secretion system minor pseudopilin GspK, with the translated sequence MARCSRQPAQRNARARRQRGAAIITALLVVTLAVVIVSGMLWRQQVEIRAVENQRLKAQATWIARAGIDWARLILRDDQRRTGAVDHLGEIWAVPIQETKLSDFLGSSLRTDTTGEESYLSGRIFDAQARFNLMNLLTAQTLGARTLITGRDKDAIKAYGLLLQSLNIDPSLANITATYLAQMLGGFQSIEGMQGGQQGGEDSGGGSGGSNSNGPRPLDDVASLLTIPGYTADMIAKLRPYVIVLPTRTQINANTASAEVLAAVIPNLSLDRARSLVQARDRAYFRNIGDVTNQLRGIAPGVDTTAAANLLDVQTHYFLVYGMARHERARIGEVALVSRGDPINNNATRIVWVRRIDEIPS
- a CDS encoding type II secretion system protein N is translated as MGIESLPPLRLRRRAESDERTSLGWRVLWCGVALLAVGVTLVAQYPAAWAAERIAAATGHRVLLADSQGSIWHGSATLALTAGNGGADATVLPGRLSWSIDMLPLLTGTLRAHLTHDRALEKPVTLTVTPGHWDAEAGTVALPASLLEGIGAPFNTLKLDGRLRAQWTPLSGRFGRGKGQPDTAQGALTVTLEQVSSSLSRVRPLGSYQAVVSFGGVSGAPMQLSLSTLAGPLTLQGQGTLGQGAHFAGVASATPESEPQLIGLLSLLGPRDGSNHRLRF
- the gspL gene encoding type II secretion system protein GspL: MTTSLYVRLPHRPIQSPERWSAGALASVPFALVREEGAQGPQRVQREGTSRTDELPAADRLILLLPAADVLLVPANVPPLALPKLRLALPNLVEDRLVQDAQQCHIALGPRLGDAPARGWRAPREPQSRALMIADRAWVRFILDTFAGHKHRTCHLLPAQLCVPFETPAVAAAPIAESANAVERAEPSLDASSAAEPAADAPAAETVAAVAPATIALDAAPPSDPDAPVAIDITVRTGRAEGYGLRVLPANVGNWLGIAPTPATLMVSPALRELAPGLSADPATATLDWSTWTAGARDALASGEADLCQFDFASGGVAGMDWSLWRLPIALAVLIVVVQLIGMNARWLTLRAEQKRLDTAMRAQLQTAFPNTPVILDPPAQMRRQVEQLRLAAGKSAPEDFLPLADRFAQAATGLAPDALLALDYHGRALTVTLKDGTDTASLRTAARNVGLNMDTAEAPRGAEATVPGSRWTVSIAQ
- the gspE gene encoding type II secretion system ATPase GspE gives rise to the protein MATQAPTTDVSALELPSQSAVRLVPYAFARDAKLLVARQDVDTLEVWVCPETSRTALAELGRVFGALQLVTLSTAALSTATQTAYNAQDGSAAQVVGEVEGEVDLSRLMQDIPAVEDLLESEDDAPIIRMINALLTQAAREGASDIHIEPFENASVVRFRVDGTLRDVVRPKKALHGALISRIKIMAQLDIAEKRLPQDGRITLRVGGRPVDVRVSTLPTGHGERAVLRLLDKEAGRLDLGKLGMGAGTLARFDHLINQPHGIVLVTGPTGSGKTTTLYAALSRLDSASTNIMTVEDPIEYDLDGIGQTQVNPKIDMTFAKALRAILRQDPDVVMIGEIRDLETAQIAVQASLTGHLVLATLHTNDSASAVTRLIDMGIEPFLLSSSLLGVLAQRLVRRLCVHCRREEVLELTPAEVEAVAGTPVADGVAPAAPARKSVWHHVGCDRCNHSGYQGRTGVYELLTVTPEIQTMIHRQAAESEIKAFAIGQGMQTMRMDAQRWIDTGATSLEEVLRVTRD
- the gspI gene encoding type II secretion system minor pseudopilin GspI yields the protein MTRSHRPTRTRGFTLLEVLVALTIVAVALTATMRAMGSMTTASDSLQTRMIATWSAENHLANLRLARAFPDPGARGFACPQGDTQLWCEETIATTPNPVFRRVEVSVYPDASKSVRLAWLVTLLPNDARNVF
- the gspM gene encoding type II secretion system protein GspM: MATSSSSSRSSSRRLPRIGVPDSVRDAATTFWMQREPRERRILAGGGVVLLLVIVYLVLWEPAFEGQRRIEKALPQMRTQLAEMETLGQEARSLSAIAAAPVPRGAELQQALNTSLTNHGLKATRMAMSGESVQVQLDKVPFGAVAEWLQEVRQAQRMKVIDTNIKYVGATALVNVTATLQGPAAAGH
- a CDS encoding PulJ/GspJ family protein: MRAMSSNRSARGFTLLELLVAITLLAILAVIAWRGLDSMTRTHEALAQRDERIEALKTAYAQFDADCTQLADPNTLSRSPVEVDANRVLMVRDRRDDGQPPAWQVVLYRIVDGRLERLQTQPITNRGDLRNAMDNLRQGGAGAARYLLAANVDSISARAWIEPGGWMDNTGALSAALFPAGSNTTTLTGLPTASAPSASAPSANSPGVVVPAASVRAVELALLVRMTPQGAPQRFTRICMTGL
- the gspD gene encoding type II secretion system secretin GspD, translating into MNETMYNASSRLTVRAIVLACCATMVAGSMPVFAAPPSAASAQNGAAGNPGDEVSLNFVNADLDSVVKAVGQATGKNFIVDPRVKGTVNLVTEKPVTRAQALESLGSILRMQGYAIVEGNGFTKVVPEADAKLQGSPTSVGAAGSRGGEQVVTQVFRLQHESANNLVPVLRPMIAPNNTITAYPANNTLVITDYADNLRRIGRIIASIDTPVAGETELIPLKNAVAIDVAATLQKLLDPSAGGAGGAGAGAALSDPSLRTSVVAEPRSNSVMVRASSAARLAQAKQLIAKLDVPNARPGNIWVVPLKNANAVQLATTLRAIVAADATLSASAATGPGGQSAAQGATSQPAGGVNTSQNQNTQNTNYGSSSGSGSGSGSGSSSFRASFGQNNTPTTGGIIQADPATNALIITASEPVYRNLRAVIDDLDARRAQVYIESMIVEVTATKASQLGIQWMVGAGGPNTYGGGGTNFGTGSGNLLTLAGTIATITTGGIGSTAAQTALSNVNVGQLNGGNFGVFNKASGLGAILSALGSDGSVNVLSTPNLITLDNEEAKILIGQNVPITTGSYAQTGTSASVTPFQTFDRKDVGITLRVKPQITDGGLVKMQIFQESSAVVPGTQNATQGPTTNVRSIETNVLANDGQVVVLGGLLEDNYQDGEQKVPGLGDIPILGALFRSENKTRVKTNLLVFLRPIILRTADATGALSDNRYNYMRDTQQGFVSPNMLPTTSDKDTPVLPSPNAMRPADNYGDVSIVPKGPAGTQVPPGAPMPMPQGTTRSQPRLQNFAAPTSGGYDGNAPRNGG